TACGTACCTTTCGAAGTCAGGCGCCAGGTCTCTGGTCCTGACTCCTCGTGGAAACCCGCTAACGTGCAGggttgttttgaaagccaTCTCTGGGAGATCTCTGTGCTGGGTCTGCGTGAAAGTGAAGAGTTTACTGTGTTgaaactttttgatcttcaaaTGAAAGTTGTCAAAACACAGGCTAAGACACTGTTAAAGATGCCTTACCACAGATGTGACAACGCAGTGTCTTCGTAATGCCGCTATCAAGAGGCTTGGCTTGGCTTCTGAGATGCCTTGACGATTGAAAGTGTTTTTCTGTGAGGAGGCATAAACGAACGTGTTTGCAGCCTAAAACGCCGAAAATACCCAAAATGACACTTCTTCTCGGGAATGCTTCTCGGAAACAGCAAAATACGGGGCATCTGACTCTAACTTGGGCTGTTGCAATGTGCTACTAGCAAGCCTTTGGCAACTCTTCGAGGAGAGCTGCCCAGTCTCACGGAAGAAGTTTAATAACTTAACGCGCCAGACGTCATGGCGGGCAGCACGTGCGAGAACGTCACCACATACCGTGGAACTCGCTTGAGTCTCTGTGCGCTGCAAATTGATTGAGCTTATCAAATGCGGATTGGTTGTGGATCCCCTGCAGTTCGGCTTCGCAGCCTAAGACGCCCGTCACGATTGTTGCAACAGTCCCGAATGAAATTTATTGAATTTAGGTTGCAGACCAAGTTTGTTGGGACATAAAATTCTCGGGTGCCGCCCTAGCTATAGGCCCGTTGAACGTCATCAGTAGACCGGGGCCCGATTCAAAACAGATTCCAGTCGAGTGCCTGGCCCCTCTTGGTATCTCGTTAAGAGCATCAGCCATTCTTGAAATACCACGGAGCCATTGACCTTTCTGCTGAACCTCTGGGTTCGGGCTTACTTTATTGTCAGTTTATATGGACGTTTAAGCAAATTACTAGCTAGTAGAAAAACGTCGCCATTGTTGAAACGAAGCACAAGCAGAGTAGAACAACGGCGCAGTACCAAACCTAGCTAAGGTCACCCCTTCGAGTTTCGGTACGTGTATCGACCGTTTGGATGCCGAGTCCCTTTACTAAAGTTGATTGTGTGGCTACGGCGGCTAGTTggcatttttgtttttgagctcctgAGATACTCATCACCGAGCGGAGCGCTACAAAGTTGAAGGTAAAAGTAACTAATGTACGCTTGAAGAGGATGTAAGTGCAGCCTGAGGCCTGGTTCACCACGTTTCGGCGCAACACTTTCCTCAGAGCAGCAACTGTGAGCGAGTCTCAAGGAGGACATTCGCTTGGTTACAGGGAATTAACATTCGGCCACAACAACAAACGAACACCCTATTTAAAATAGGCCATGTTGCTTCCCCGCGCCCTCCCCAAAACAAGCCACGCAACCACCCGCGCCGCCTTCACACGCAGTTGGATGTTGAACCTGGGTGAGTGTAGGTAGCGCACCAGCAAAGGTTCCAGAGTCTGAAGCTCTAAGGATGCTCCAAACTGAGCTGCCACTACTATTATTGTTTACACGCGCTTTTGTTCCCGTGCGCCCTCCGACACTACTCGAACTTCATCAGAAACTCGCGAGCTGCCCATTAACATCTACTGGCACTAGGAATAGTAGTCACTGTCGCGAGGAGGCCGGGCATCCTCCCCGCCCACATGACCCAAACCCATGCAAAAACTCACGACGCAGATCTCCTCCACCGCATCCCATATCCACCGTCCACTATCGCCCCGGCCCGGAAAGCCACCCGGGCAACCCGCACGCAACTAAATGAACCCCGCGCAACGCGCCGAGCGCCGCCTGCAGCAAAACGCCCTCCGCACCAATCGGTCTCAATCGCGGCTTCTCCGATCGCTTCGTGCCAAAGTgcacatttttcaaaatgtcgAAAATGGCCCGCGACGCGACTTAGACTGTGTTTCCCAGAGCCGCTCGAAAGCGAAGCGCCGGACCTAACAGCGACATCAATTTCGGTGATCCATCAGGAACTCCCAACCTTTATCGGGACTCAACCGGGCGCTCACAGTTCTGCCCTTTGAATTAGTAGATCAGAGTCAGTGACTCAATAATTGTTAACTCATTAACTCATGCGCTCATCGCTGAGTTCATCGCGCATCAGAAAAAAGTATATAAGCTGGATAAgaaagaaaatttttgattaaTTATCAAAACCTGGGAATGAGTAGAAAGAAGAGCATCAGTAGTGGTTCTTGATCCGCATCTCAAATTAGCTTGTTGGCCAGGAAGACCTGCTaatttctgaaagaagaaagatcCCTGTAAAGTGTTTTCGTGGCGCGTTAAGTCATTATTCAAGAACTAGAGATGTCCGACGTTGAACAAGTGTCAAGCGTTTTTGACACCATCTTGGTGCTGGACTTTGGGTCTCAGTACTCCCACCTTATTACCAGAAGACTCAGAGAGTTCAACGTGTACGCCGAAATGCTGCCATGCACGCAGAAAATCTCAGAGCTGGGCTGGAAGCCAAAAGGTGTTATCCTGTCGGGCGGTCCATACTCCGTGTACGCCGAGGACGCTCCACACGTCGACATGGACGTGTTCAAGCTGGATGTCCCTATCTTGGGGATTTGCTACGGTATGCAGGAGCTGGCGTGGATCAACGGTAAGCAGGTTGCTCGTGGTGAGAAGCGTGAGTACGGGCCCGCGACCTTGAAGGTCGAGGACGCATCCAGCCCGCTATTCGAGGGCATGGACCACTCCCGTGTCTGGATGTCGCACGGTGACAAGCTGCACGGGCTCCCAACCGGCTACAAGGTCATCGCCACCTCCGACAACTCTCCATTTTGCGGTATCACCCACGAAGAGAAGCCAATCTTCGGTATCCAGTTCCACCCAGAAGTCACTCACTCCACCCAGGGTAAGACtctgctgaagaactttgcCGTCAACATCTGCAAGGCCAACCAGAACTGGACCATGGAGAACTTTATCGACACTGAGATCAAGAGAATCAGGGAGCTGGTCGGCCCCACTGCTGAGGTCATCGGTGCTGTCTCTGGTGGTGTTGACTCCACCGTTGCTGCCAAGTTGATGACAGAGGCTATTGGTGAGAGATTTCACGCGATTCTGGTCGACAATGGTGTTCTGAGGCTAAACGAGGCCGCAAACGTCAAGAAGACTTTAGGCGAAGGTCTGAAAATCAACTTGACTGTTGTCGATGCCGCtgacgagtttttggacAAACTGAAGGGCGTCACTGACCCTGAGAAGAAGCGTAAGATCATCGGTAACACTTTCATTCACGTCTTTGAGAGAGAGGCCGCCAAGATCCAGCCAAAGAGTGGTGAGGAAATCGAGTTCTTGTTGCAAGGAACTCTGTACCCAGATGTCATTGAGTCTATTTCCTTCAAGGGTCCTTCTCAGACTATTAAAACTCACCACAACGTTGGTGGGCTGTTGGAAGACATGAAGCTCAAATTAATTGAGCCACTGAGGGAGCTGTTCAAAGACGAGGTCAGACACTTGGGTGAACTGCTTGGCATCTCCCACGAATTGGTTTGGAGACATCCTTTCCCTGGTCCAGGTATTGCCATCCGTGTTTTGGGTGAGGTTACCAGAGAGCAAGTGGAAATCGCCAGAAAGGCTGACTTCATCTACATTGAAGAGATCCGGAAGGCCGGCCTCTACAACAaaatttctcaagctttcgCCTGCTTGCTACCAGTCAAGTCCGTTGGTGTGATGGGTGACCAGAGAACCTATGAGCAGGTCATTGCTCTTAGAGCCATTGAGACCACTGATTTCATGACTGCTGACTGGTTCCCATTTGAGCacgatttcttgaagaggGTTGCTTCTAGAATTGTTAACGAGGTTGACGGTGTCGCTAGAGTTACTTATGACATCACCTCGAAGCCACCTGCTACTGTGGAGTGGGAATGAAGCCCAAGTCATCTGTTGTAATTAATATAGACTGTTCTGTAAAATTAAAAATCAATCATTCTAAGATAAAAATTCAtattcttcgaaaacatgAAAATGCGGATCAAATGAAGGGAAAGATCAAGAATTGGTGAAGCATAAAACCTTCAAATGGGTGGCACAGCAAAAGTTCTTTTGcttaaaaacaaaacttgTCCAATAGACCCTTATCAaaccatttttgaagagaatggGTTCACTCCTGTGTTTGTTCCCTTGATTGAACATAAGCACTTACCTCATGAGTGCTTAGCACTGTTCCAGGATGACAATTATCTGCGCCAGTTGCGCCATATTGTCATAAGCTCGCAACGTACTGTCGAATGTTTGAATGAATCAATAATCCCAAGACTCACGGCCCAGCAACGTGATGATTTGCACAACAAGGTAGTATACACGGTTGGCCCTGCAACTGCCtcatttcttgagagaTGCGGGTTCAAAAACGTCAGAGGCGGAATTCACGCCGGGAACGGTGACATCCTCGCAGATTTGATAATAGCTGAGCTGAAAGGGGACGAAAGTTCAGACGTTTCGTGTTTGCCTGAAATTTTACTTCTTGTGGGGGAAACTCGAAGAGATATAATACCGAAAAAGCTGACGTCAGCTGGTATTAGTTCCCGGGAACTCGTTACTTACCAAACCAAAACTCTTGACGACAACTTTCGCCGTTTTGAACAATGTTACAGCCCACATTCTTGGGTTGTATTCTTCAGCCCACAAGGTGCTGGAGAGATTGTCGAATACTTACAAAGAAATCCCGTCAACGTGGCATGCATTGGTCCCACTACGGAGAAAAGCCTGTCGAAGAAAGGTCTCAATCCTACGGTGGTTAGCCAGAAACCGGAGCCACACTCTCTCTTAGAGTCCCTGGAATCTATATAAACGTTAACTTTCTAAAATCTATCAAGCTATTAAAATCGTTTCATGCATGTTCGAGTAATAAACTTCGGGAGCTTTCTTGCCATCCTCGGAAATTTCGACTCTTGGATATTTCAAATACCCTCTTCTCAGTGGGATCATATGGACTCTGTATTCGCTTTTACCGGgacaaagacaaaatcTCCTCTTCCCATTGATAATCCATTCACTGGAGTTGGATAATTCGAAAATGTagtttttttcttgtctaCTTTCGCTTGCCCAACAGCTACTAAGGTCATCGATTTGGATATCAACCGGGAGCAGTTGACCAACTTTGAGGTTCTGCTCGCACGTTGTTTCGGCTTTCAAATTAACCGAAAAAAATTTGGAGGGAGAAGGGAGGTGCACGCCAACTACAAGCTCTGAAGTTTCGAGATCTTTAGTATATTCCTTGATTTCGATATGCGAGAGTTGGAAGCCCTTataaagctcaaaaaggcACCGCGatgaagctttcaaaaagccctCGTCACGAACCCTGGTGACTAAAAGTTTTCTTATTGCCTCTACCGACTCTTTGGAGGAGACGAGTTTTATGATGTTATCGGACTCGAATAGATCATAGTCGTACGAGAGTGCACCAAGAACAGAGCTGTTCCAAACGTCTCGGTATAGCTCCATCTTTGAGGCAATATCTGGGTACCCTTGAATTAAGATGGCGCTTGTCACTAGGTGGTCTATTTGACCTTTTAATGTACTAAAGCGTACTTTTAATTGAAATGAGTCAACACTGTCAAACTTCGCACCATCTTGAGTTGCTATTttaaaaaagctcaagcttgTTTCATTGAGCCTGTTTCTAAGCAAAATAGGAGCTTCCGGTTCAAAGCCTCCGGTTACGGTGTACTTCTTTGGCTCGTAAGATTCAAGGCATGATTTGTAAAATAAAACTGGCTCAGTCGGAagggaagaagagatcaaaaacttgaagaagaagcaattTTCTCGTGCTATATCTTCCACAGATATACTCAAAGGAAGAGCACAGCTGACTTTTTCGACCTTTTTCTCGTAGAAATTGTGATTGGGGGAAGCGATGACATTGAAGGAGAGTTCTTGTTTCAACGTGAATTCATCAATAGGATGCAAGATAAAGTATTCCACATACGATGTATCAAAGCCCGTAACTGTGACAGATAGTTTCTTTCCATCAGCGCTAAAAGCGACAGGAGATTGCGCTTCGCCTTGAGGAGGAATAATAGTAAGCACCAATTTAAACTTTTCGGGTATATCGACATTGGAGTATTTCAGATGAATCGAGTTTTTTGTCAGCTCCAAGCGTTTGGAAGATAGAACTGCGACACCAAAGTTGTGCGAAGAAAGAGGTTTGACAAGCGAGATCGAAGCACAGGGGCCTGAAAACTCTTTACAAAAAATTGTGTTGCCAACTGTGCTTTCAGTGCTAATTATTTCGAAGTTTCCGAACGAAATTTCAGTAGCTTCTAGATAAACTTCGTTGTCTCCAGGGCGGATGACGGTGTCTATGAGCTTGAATTCGAGGAACTCGTCtaaatcatttttcaacaaaactctCATAATCGCTACCGACACATCTTGCGGCAGCTTTTGACTGGAAACTTTTACGCGTAGTGCATACACGTTAGGTCTTGCGATATGAAGCTCGTTTTCCACTTTAATCTCAAAGAGGTTATCAAGCGGGTACATCAAACTATCGCCACCCTCCCTGTTTATGCTGAGGAAGAGGTCCCACCAAAATGCCTTTCGCTCACCAGACTGTGTTGATGCTAGCAAATCCAGAATGGAGTTGCTTAAAACGGTCGCAACAGGGACATCTTCTTCACCCAAAGTGATAACATGCGTTTCGGGACACTTGATCAAACAGTCCACAAAGCATTCCAATAACTTAATAGCCAGTTCGTTCCAACAAGAATCCTTGTAGTATTCATGGCAAGACTGTAAAATATCAATTGCCTTTTGAtattcttttctttgatggtACAGCAaagcaacttcaacagAGTAAAGGTCAACAATTCGATATCTTTTTGAGTTACATTCGTTCAAAAGCGTTATAATGTTTTTggttctttcaaggaaaGATAATTGAAACACGTCTTCATTCTCAaatgagctcttcaaatcGTCTGAACTGCAGCTAACTTTGTTAGGAGGATAGATCCTGCCATTTAAGCGGAAGGAATGCTGGCCAAAAGCCATATCCAGCCAACAGTCTCTTTGAattatttcaaaatcagcCTGTATTTCACGAAAGGTAGTTGTcttttcaatatcaaaTATGCCGGCGTGGTTTAAGCTTTCCAGAAAAGAGTATTTAAATTGCGCTATCATTGGGGATTCATTAAATTCATTCTGAATGACCCACAGGAAAGACCTGACAAGCTGGTAAAGCCGCAAGTTTCTTGCTGTTTGTTGGTAGCTTTTCTGTATTAGTTCGCATTGTTTAATGAGAAAAAACCTGTTTAACTGGTAAATAGTGAGGTTTTCCTTGGCCAATTGAAAGGCAATTGAGTTTTTGCTAACGTCTGGTTCCATATGGCTGAATTGAAAAGGGACTTCGAGCTCTCCCTTGCTGAGTTTGGGACCTAACTGAGTGAAAAGTGTATGTCTCAAGCTCTCTAGCTCTTTTGAGGCTTCGTCATTCAAGTgaaaagccaaaaataAGTTCAGAAtactttcttgaagagacGCGAGTTCCATCGTATTTCCTTCCGGCACTTTCCGCAATTTTGTTTCCAGATATCCAAGCCGCTGCTGGAAAACCTCCATGGTGTATTTTCTGAGCTGATTGACTGTACTGTTCCAAAAATtcgttttctctttctcagACTTGTAAATAGATTTGACCTCAATCGCAGTCAAGAAGGGAAAGTCCTTGCTAAACTTGTCATAAAATGAAACTGTCTTAAAAAGATTGGTCTCGGATATGTCCGAGTTTGAGTGAAGAAGGACAATCCTTTTGGCAGGAGCTTCAGAAACGTTTGACCCAGCATCTTTATTGCTCCCTGGGGGCGGCAACCATTGTCGAATGAGTGGCCGCACTTTTGCCCTGTAATCATCAATCGAGGTACATATAATTACCAGGAACATTATGAGAGGCTCTGAGCCGCATTTTTTCATGCTCTCATCAGTTTCTGGTATAATTTCGATTGGGAGATGAGCTATGGTTCTTAAATTTTGATTAGAAGGTTTCCAGTGCAAATTTCTGAAGGGCAACCTATCTTCTAGTTCGCTTTGTATGCTACCGAAGGCATTGAATGGGTCGAAGTAACTAAAGCACACCGGATTCGTCAGATGCTTATCGGACATGTCTTTATAGCAATTACTTCACCGACCGTTATGTTAAAGGTTTTCTTCCACCAATTATTATTTTGGATGTGGGATAATTTAGATCAAATGTTAATGCTATGAATTCAGAGTCTAAAGCTTGAAATAGACCCAAACACAATGAACAACCACAACCGGAGTGACAATAATAACTATTCCCGGCCCCATTCCTCAAGGAGGAGCTTGGTTCGTTACAATTCCGCTCTCAGAAGGAGGGAGGCTGGCAAGGGACATCAGCCGTTCAAAGAATTGCGAAGAATAGAAAAAAGGGTCTGTAAACCATTAAGCTCGTCTAGCACGCATTGGGATTCTAAGCACAATGAAAGTAGCTCCGAAACCCTTTCTTGGGCACAATCCTTCATAAACAGGGGTAGAAATTTATTGAAGTCAATgaatgaagaggagcttAAGTTCGAGAAGAGTATTGAAGAGCAGAGAAAAAGATCACAAGTTCGCGAAAAATACGTCAACTCGCTTTTAAAAGAGTCAGATGAGGCCAAATCTGCAAGTCTGGAGCCCAGCAATAGCCGGGACGAATCTGAGCGGTATGGCACGGATACATCGTTCAAGAATTACGAGGACACGCTAAACAACAGTTTGGCTTTCACTGATAAGGCTAATTCATCAGCAGTTTCGAGTTTGAGTTCTCAGTCCAGGGAGAGCTCAGGTTCAGCTCTTTCAGCATCTCAACCCGATAACGGCATTGCAAGTGAGAGGCAAAACGACGCCCGGATTACTGAGGATGATAACGTAGTAATAATGCTTAGCGACAAGGAGAGTGAGTACTCCGATCCATCTTCTGCGGGGTCGAGACAATATGATGGCCCTGAGGACGCTGAAGACGCGGTACAATACCCTAAGGAAGCAAGAGACGACTTAGAGGATGATAACAACAGCTTTGGTGGAACACAAGGTTCAAGTGGAGTCGAGGTAACAGTAGATTTAACcagtgaagaagaaaacctGGACCAAGACGAAAATGTGAGCGGATATGAGgatgaaaacgaaattgaagatgaagatgagaatCAGGATCAGGATCAGGATCAgaatgaagatgaagatgaaaatgaaaacgagaaagaagaggaagagaaagagaaaaaggaAAACGGGGGcgaagatgatgatgaagaagttgacgaattcgaaattgaagaagttacTGGAAATGAGACTGAAAACGAAAATGGAGAGTTCTCTGACCCTAAATCAACTGGAGGCTTTATGCAAGCAGAAAGGATTGAGACAGAAGATGCGGACATGGTTCAAGACGAGTACGAAGAAAGAAATCAATACAGAACGaatgatgaaaatgacCTAAAAAACACTGATAGCGATTTTGATACAGACAACgatcaagaaggacatCAATCTACCGATTTTGGTGATCAAGACAACCACGAAATACCTGTATTAAGCGCGACACTACCGGAAGACGATGAGGTGAATGAGGCCTACAGCTATGAGGATATCGCATGTCGTGCCATAAACCAAGTTGGTAGGAAGCAAGAGGCAGAAGCCGAGTCTTCCCTTTCAATTGGTGTCAGCAATGGACTAGGGCCACACTCATATCACGAGTTGGAGGATATTAGTGATCCGAATTGTGCACCCCAGAACGACCAAGTTCGTAGTAGCGCGTCCAGAGAGAATGCTGATAGCAAACCTGGAGCTATAGCGAACGAATACGTTCTTGAGAATTTGGATGGCGAAAAAGCTCGCCTCCACGAAGATCAAGGAGTTGATTCAACAGTGATGATTTCagatgatgaaaacatTAGTGAGAGTTTGCACCTCGAACAAGAAGGGAAAAATGGAACGTCGAATGTcgattttgttgaacacCCATTTCATCTGCGTACTACCGACGCTGGCGAACAATCTTCGTTCATAAACGATTCAGCGTACTTCTCGTGTAATACCGAGAATTTTGATATAAAAGCTACGGACATCTTGAAAGGACAAAATCAGAAGCCTGACAATTATGGTAGTGAAAGCAACACCCCAAAATCTGGAAGATACGCTTTAGTATATTTGGATTCATACTATAACAGTTCAGACGAGAATGAAAGTGCATCCAAAATAAACGAAACTgccattgaaaaatacATTTCTCCGTTTGATACTGATCCATTCCAGCGAGATGAACCTGAAATTGAAATCCAAAGtctcaaaaaagtcatgACAGCCCTTGAAGTGGCCCCATCCTCCCAAGTCATAATGGCCTCGAATGGAAGCCCTTCAGTCGCTCAAGAAATGGCCCAAGAGGCTGATGAAAATTCGGTTGGACCGTGCGTGGTGCAGGCGAGCACAGATAACAAGGAAACCGATGTGCAAGGTTTCAGGGAAGCTGAAATGCACCTAGACAATATTAATATCAGTGAAATATCGAATATTAGGGACAACGACTCTGCGAAAAATGACAACGACAATGAAAACGACCTAAATGAATCTAGTAAGGGAATGCCTGCAAGCAATGAGCCAAGAAACAGCTGtattgaagaaactttAAAAGCACCGGAACCTGTATCAGATCTCAAGGAGGCTGATGAAATCCTGAGTCCTGTAGGCGCATCTGATAAAGTGCGCGCTGCCTTTGAAGGAGACGCTCCGTTGCAGTCCCCTAGCCCAGTTTTTATTAAAAGTGCTAAAGTTCTCGAAGAGCGGTTTGAAGCTATTGATTCGAGACAATTTCGTGAACAAGGTGCTTCACCTGGCGATGAGaaagagctcgaggagTATGTCACGTCATTTCTCGAAGATCCTTCTGAACAGGAGAAATCAATCgcagagaaagaaaagcacGTTGTTTCAGAATTTCACGAAAGTTTCCTTGTGGAGGAAATGGACAATTacagagaagcttctgTTTGCGGAGCAATTGTAACAGAGCCAGTAGTGTCTTGTCCAGAAAGTGATGAGGAGCTGCCGACCTTTTTCTCGGCAATTGCCAATCTAACCCAAGAGGAGGAATATAGCAGCGTTGAAGTCACAATCCAACAGAGTAGTGGCAGTGACAGGCATTTGGCTAGCAGCGCGAGCCCTGATTCCTTGCAAAAAGCTAgcagttttgttgaagaaagcacaaaaaGCGAAACCTCAACTGGCTCATCGCAAAGTTTCGATTCTCCCTTTAAAAGACGCTATTCAGAAAGCTTTACTGACACACCACAAAATGATAGAAACAAGCGCACCAAATTTTCTTTTAcagatttcttcaaaggaGGGGCTTTAGAAAACAGAGAATCACAGCGGAAACAAAGGCTTCTCCCAAACTTTGGCGATCAatggaaaacattgaaTTTTGTACCTCGGCTTTCACTTTGGAGGGCCCATGACGGAGGAAAAGCAAATATACTCTCAAAACCTCATGATCTTTATACAAATGTCAAATCATCCCTTCTGGGCGTTGCAGCTAAAGCCAAGGACAGAGCTGCATCTAATATCCGACACAACATCAGACGTTTAGAAGTTCCGGATATTGTGTATGATGCTGACATAAGCACAGATACCGACTCCCAACAGTCAAACCCTGAATCCGAGCAAACTGGGTCGGGAAATGCTAAGGAGAGGGAATCTTATGACTGGGGTGATTCTGAAGAACTTAGAGGTCCAGAGCTTTCTGACAGCGGCCCTCAGAATGTGGTTGATGAgtcgaaaatttttataaGTGCCAATGCGCCAGTATCATTTCTGAACCTCTCTCCGGCTAGTAGCTCTGATTCTGAATATGAGCATCATGTGGGAAAAACTACCACCTGTGGCCACAAAACGGATACCAACGCAGGTCTTGTTGTTAGCGGCTCGATTGGGAGTGAcgacaacaaaaaagaagaaaaagtggAGGGCTCTGCGTCTCTAATAGGCTGGATGGCCTCCGGTAGTAGTTCTGTCTCAGGGAACCCCGCGTCTTCGTCACAAAGCTCTGATTCTACGTCCGCAGGAGATGTTTATTCAGCCACTCGATTACCTGGTAAGGCTACAACGTCGGGCGGCCCCCCttccaacaacagcaaTTTGCGGAAATCACTAGATGATATCTTCTCTACAGCAAGCGTCGAAAATATTGCACCAACTTTCGGAGACTTTTCAAGAGTGGATTCACGTCCAGAATTCACAATCAGTAATTCCAGCCCATCCGCAGATACTGattctttgagttcttATTCAGACACAGACACTGAGAGCACTATATCGCCAAGTGACGACAgtgacgacgaagatgacgaagaggaaaagagcGCCAAACTTAACAAAGCATTCTATTCCTTATCCAGGCGCAAACTGCGTTCTCGTCCGAGTAGGAAAGGACGACAGTCCCGTATATAGCCGTTGCCTTCGAAATAATGATATTTTAGAGCTTCTGTTAGCTAGTCATGTCAGTGACTTGTAGAAAATTTAGTGAGCCACTTTTTTACTCTCGATCTGAGAGTGCGATCTTGaaatgaaagcttgaaatttgaatTATTATTAAACGAGAAGCATCTCCATCTGCTGAAAAGTACCAAACTCATTCAATTCCCCGGATTTTGTGATAAAGGGCTTAAAAATGGTAAACAGAGCATTTAGCGCACCTGGAAAAGCATTGCTTGTTGGCGGGTACCTTGTATTGGACCCCCAATATCGGTCCTACGTGGTAGCATTGTCATCGCGTATGCATGCTGTGGTATCTCAAGCTGCGCCGTGCGatgaaaaaagctttaaaGTTActatcaaaagctctcAGTTCAATAGTGACGAATGGAATTACATGATTGCGGGTGAAGCGCCGTTTGAAGTTCGGGAGCTCGATGGGCGTAAAAACCCctttgctgaaaaagttgtcGAAGTTATAATGAACTACTGCCAACCTTCTCCTACTGAAACGGGGGACATATTGGTTGAAGTATACTCAGACCCTGGCTACCACTCAGTCGGCACCAGTATGCTCAAGCGAAACAGCTACAAGGAATTCCGTTTTCACGACGAAACAATTACAAAAGTCCCAAAGACAGGGCTTGGTTCCTCAGCTGGGTTAGTAACCGTCCTAGTTTCAGCCCTTTTATCAATTTTCAAGCCAAGTCTTAATGTCAGGGCTGAGAAGGATTTGGTCACAATACATAACCTATCACAAGTTGCCCATTGCCAGGCTCAAGGGAAAGTCGGTAGTGGGTTTGATGTTGCGGCAGCAGTTTTCGGATCTATTATGTACCAGAGATTTGACCCAGAGCTAATCAACAATCTTCCAGCGGCCAATTCAATACATTACGCGCAAGCCCTTCGGAAACTAGTTGATGAGACAGATTGGAAATTTGAACACGAGAACATTACGCTTCCACCTGGGTTTCGTCTAATCATGGGAGACGTCAACAATGGTTCTGAGACCACCAAGCTTGTCGCAAAAGTGAAAGCGTGGTACGATTTGAACTACCCTCGAAGCCTCGATATATATCAAAAAATCAACGAGGGAAATGTGAGCTTTATTGAAGGAATTGGCAAGCTtgcaagtttttcaaaagaatctCCCTCAGAATACAACTGTATGCTTCAATCTCTAAACTCTGGTGCCGATTTTGAAACCT
This is a stretch of genomic DNA from Lachancea thermotolerans CBS 6340 chromosome D complete sequence. It encodes these proteins:
- the ESC1 gene encoding Esc1p (conserved hypothetical protein), whose amino-acid sequence is MNNHNRSDNNNYSRPHSSRRSLVRYNSALRRREAGKGHQPFKELRRIEKRVCKPLSSSSTHWDSKHNESSSETLSWAQSFINRGRNLLKSMNEEELKFEKSIEEQRKRSQVREKYVNSLLKESDEAKSASLEPSNSRDESERYGTDTSFKNYEDTLNNSLAFTDKANSSAVSSLSSQSRESSGSALSASQPDNGIASERQNDARITEDDNVVIMLSDKESEYSDPSSAGSRQYDGPEDAEDAVQYPKEARDDLEDDNNSFGGTQGSSGVEVTVDLTSEEENLDQDENVSGYEDENEIEDEDENQDQDQDQNEDEDENENEKEEEEKEKKENGGEDDDEEVDEFEIEEVTGNETENENGEFSDPKSTGGFMQAERIETEDADMVQDEYEERNQYRTNDENDLKNTDSDFDTDNDQEGHQSTDFGDQDNHEIPVLSATLPEDDEVNEAYSYEDIACRAINQVGRKQEAEAESSLSIGVSNGLGPHSYHELEDISDPNCAPQNDQVRSSASRENADSKPGAIANEYVLENLDGEKARLHEDQGVDSTVMISDDENISESLHLEQEGKNGTSNVDFVEHPFHLRTTDAGEQSSFINDSAYFSCNTENFDIKATDILKGQNQKPDNYGSESNTPKSGRYALVYLDSYYNSSDENESASKINETAIEKYISPFDTDPFQRDEPEIEIQSLKKVMTALEVAPSSQVIMASNGSPSVAQEMAQEADENSVGPCVVQASTDNKETDVQGFREAEMHLDNINISEISNIRDNDSAKNDNDNENDLNESSKGMPASNEPRNSCIEETLKAPEPVSDLKEADEILSPVGASDKVRAAFEGDAPLQSPSPVFIKSAKVLEERFEAIDSRQFREQGASPGDEKELEEYVTSFLEDPSEQEKSIAEKEKHVVSEFHESFLVEEMDNYREASVCGAIVTEPVVSCPESDEELPTFFSAIANLTQEEEYSSVEVTIQQSSGSDRHLASSASPDSLQKASSFVEESTKSETSTGSSQSFDSPFKRRYSESFTDTPQNDRNKRTKFSFTDFFKGGALENRESQRKQRLLPNFGDQWKTLNFVPRLSLWRAHDGGKANILSKPHDLYTNVKSSLLGVAAKAKDRAASNIRHNIRRLEVPDIVYDADISTDTDSQQSNPESEQTGSGNAKERESYDWGDSEELRGPELSDSGPQNVVDESKIFISANAPVSFLNLSPASSSDSEYEHHVGKTTTCGHKTDTNAGLVVSGSIGSDDNKKEEKVEGSASLIGWMASGSSSVSGNPASSSQSSDSTSAGDVYSATRLPGKATTSGGPPSNNSNLRKSLDDIFSTASVENIAPTFGDFSRVDSRPEFTISNSSPSADTDSLSSYSDTDTESTISPSDDSDDEDDEEEKSAKLNKAFYSLSRRKLRSRPSRKGRQSRI
- the ERG8 gene encoding phosphomevalonate kinase (similar to uniprot|P24521 Saccharomyces cerevisiae YMR220W ERG8 Phosphomevalonate kinase an essential cytosolic enzyme that acts in the biosynthesis of isoprenoids and sterols including ergosterol from mevalonate), which encodes MVNRAFSAPGKALLVGGYLVLDPQYRSYVVALSSRMHAVVSQAAPCDEKSFKVTIKSSQFNSDEWNYMIAGEAPFEVRELDGRKNPFAEKVVEVIMNYCQPSPTETGDILVEVYSDPGYHSVGTSMLKRNSYKEFRFHDETITKVPKTGLGSSAGLVTVLVSALLSIFKPSLNVRAEKDLVTIHNLSQVAHCQAQGKVGSGFDVAAAVFGSIMYQRFDPELINNLPAANSIHYAQALRKLVDETDWKFEHENITLPPGFRLIMGDVNNGSETTKLVAKVKAWYDLNYPRSLDIYQKINEGNVSFIEGIGKLASFSKESPSEYNCMLQSLNSGADFETYDIIKQIRQAVDQVRAKFRLITDESGADIEPPVQTQLLDQSLNLKGVLTGMVPGAGGFDAISLIVTDNSDIPSQTRNDGKFSSVTWLNLRQQNTGVKEEIPEHYDKFT